CCGTTAGTCGGTTAGTAGAGTCCTAAATAATTCTTcctgctgttaaaaaaaatcccaacacATTGTATGATGCTTAGGGCACAAGGTTTAGGTGCAAAATGTTGACACTATTAGCAGGGGAAAAAACAATCTTATCATTATTGCCCTCTTTCATTCTTAAATTAGGGTCAATTCTTATTTATTGGAATGAGGAATTGGGAAAGCTTTTTGTTTTCCATACTCTACACGGTTTGGATCACGTTGTAGCTGGAAAACATGTGATGGCAAGTAATTTTCTTCAATATTGTACTCCATGCACCAAACCAAAAGATATAACAAAAATGCTAAATCTTGCGACATAATTACAATCATTACACATCAAGAAATTTTTGAGTGCTGAGCGGAAATCACGTGGTGTTCGAGCAGCGCATCCGAACCATCTATTTCGGTGTGAGACAGCCTAAATGGGCAGCTCGAACATCACGTGGTAACCACCCGGCATCTAAAAAATTTCTCGTATACATCAGTACTGGAGCCTAGGAACTCAGGATGCGTAAGGATATTCCCGGCCCCAAAGTGTAAAAATAATGTAACTATGTTACGAGTATGATTTTAACCCATCATTTGTGTAGATATAAATATGCCCCACGTTAATAATCACCAAAACCAGAAGATATGCGCGCTCATTTCCAAAGCATATTTAAGCACGTTCATCTTCCACAGAACCCTTCACtcataagcaaaacaaaaagaaagccCCTCCCCAATCAAAGCAAAAAGACCCAACCAAAACCCACCACCAAAagtaaaagcaaaagcaaatcaaACTGACCTGAAATTATGGAAGAAGAAGGGGAGGACTCCACACCTGGCACCCCATTTTGGCTGCAAAGCTCCACCAATCACCGCCTCGGTCGCCGCCGCGTATCGTCTTTCTTCTTCAACTCCGGCCTCTTAATCGTCCTCTTATGTCTAACCGCAGTCGTGTCCATATTCTTCATCATTCCTTCAATTGTTTCTTTCACCGGCCAGATCCTCGGACCGACGGTCAGAAAAAGCTGGGACTCGGTTAACATTGTACTGGTTTTGTCTGCTTTGGTCTTCGGGTTTCTCAGTAGGAACAGAAACCGCGATTACGATGAAAACCACCGGAATGTTTCTTCTCCTCATGGGGTTACAAGTGAGATCCAGAAGTCGAATCCTTCAACGCCGCGTCAACAATGGTATGAGTATGCCGATCGGACGGTGTATAGTAGTTCATCTGCCGTCAATGGTGGGGGGTTGAGGAGGAACAGTTGCTCGTATCCAGATCTACGCGACGCGTCGCCGTGGCTCAACGCCGATGATCGGTGGAGATTTTCGGATGATATACAAGTGGAAGCTCACCGGTATTCCGACTCCGATCGGTTTCGCCGGCGCCGGAGTTGGAAACGAGTttacgaagaagaaggagaagaagaacaagGTAAAACTATCCTGTCCTAAAATCACTACATTGTcatcaaattattatttttccttttttacgTAACAGTTTTCTTTCATaattttttcgtcactgaaTTAAATTTCTTCAGCCGCTCCTGTGACTCGTGTTGAGGAAGATTCATAtactccgccgccgccgccttcACCACCTACGCCGCCTCCACCTCCGCCGACCACTCTTCATCGGAAGCCGAAGAGATCATTTGAAAGTGTTGCATATAGAGAGCAAGTAAAAGGATCAGAAGCAGCAAAAACTCTAGCACCACCGGCGGCGACACCTCCGCCGCCGCAGGTAGATTCAGAGAAGAAGAGCAGCAAAAGTGATCGGAAAAGAAGCGGAGCAAATGAAACTAAGGACTTGTTCACCTCAATTTACAATCAGAagaataataagaaaaagaaacaaaggcaAAAGAGCGTCGACAACTTCGAAACCCTAATTCAACCTCAAGCTCCTACACCGCCACCACCTCCGCCGTCTCAGCCGCCTTCTGCTCTGCACAATTTATTCTCATCCCAAAAAGGCAAGAGTAAGAAGATCATCACCGTTCCGCCACCGTTCACGACGGCGCGTGCGGCGAAATCCACTGCCATAATTCCGCTGAAAACGAGCGATTCCATTAGAGTAGTAGAGAATTCCAACAGCGGAGGAGAATCGCCGTTGACCGGCTGCGAGTCGCCGTTGATCCCGATCCCGCCGccgcctccgccgccgccgttCAAGATGCCGAGCTGGAGATTCGTGGTGAAAGGCGATTACGTAAAGGTGGGGAGCATGGACAGCTCGCGCAGCGCGTCCCCCGATGATTCACCGGCGAGCACCCCTACCGCCGCGAACGGCGGAGACGCGGCGGCGCAGCTGTTCTGCCCGAGTCCGGACGTGGATACGAAAGCGGACATGTTCATTGCGAAGTTTCGGGCTGGGCTTAAGCTTCAGAAGATGAATTCGATGGTAAGGCAAAAGCAAGGGCTGGGCTTGTCTAATCTAGGCCCAGATGCAAAGCCTGGACCGGGCCCAAGTCAAATTTGAGTTCAGTTACCAGAATATCATTTTGGCTTCCAaattcgttcatttttttttctgaataaTATGAGGTTTGTTGATTTGAGTTGTTCTTAAGAAATATATACTATGTAGTAGTATAATTTTAGTATGTTTAGAAGTGGAATGTACAGAGGTTTTAGATGGGTTTGAGGAGagttacaaataaccgttgaATTGAAGATTTTTTCGGATTTTAGATGGGTTTGAGGAGAGTTATAAATAACCGTTGAATTGATCAGGGTTACAATTCTAATGTTTATCAAGAAATCTAAATTATTGCATTCCACAGCTTTGTCGACCAAATTCTAATCCCTCAGTTCGGAGTGTAATTTTAGTCCTTTTTGGAAAGTCGTGGCTCTTTTTGATTGAACATTCTGAaattttccaatcttaaatcagtgcggaaaaaaaaatctgaaactaTGCACATTAGTActttattttgtatttgaaaaataacactACCAGTATTCTATATAAACTCAATTCGGTAACGCGATCAATTTCCTTCAATTTGTTCTGTTTGGGCAGGTGATATTGTAGTTGTTGGCTCTGGTTCTGGATTATGATGTTGCTTCCGCATGGAGTAATAGTTAACTAGAACAATGCTTACTTCATAGGTATCTGGTTAGGAAGTGGCAATGAATGATTGTTTTCCAAGTTGGAATTAGCTTGACGTGCAAAGAAAAATAGCCTCCTTTTTTTACCCTTGAGGAAGTTGGCATTTAGTTCAAGAGGTTGATAGGAATTTCAAGTATTTCTCTCCAACCCAATAAATCGTCTTGTTTATTTGGCTTGAGATTGCAGTGAAATTTGGAGAAAGTCCAACACAAGTGACGAAGCAGATCAATTTTCAATATTTGCCATGTTGGGTAGTTTGGGAAAAAGATTTGTTCCAAATCATAAAAGGTTCCAACAAACAGTACAGAATGGCAATGGAGGACTAGATCAGCTGGAGTAGTAGTTGCAATGACCTAGAATTATGTTTGACACATCTTGCCTACTCCATAACCTTCCGTATATGATACAAGAGCAGCAGTACATAAAATATGATACAAGCCAATAGAGTACGTGCTAATTAGTGCTAATTAGTGGCTACGGGAGAGTTCGTCTCACGACAAAAACCCTCAGGTAGCCCTTAATTAACGTGCTAGATGTGAATGTGATTGCCTTAATTTATCGTTGAAGCTATCATCGGGTCAACCGATGCAAGCTAATCCCCTCACCAGCTCCTTGATAGATTCTTCTTGTTTTATGCTTTCAACCCACCTCGCTTTAATTCTGACTTGCTCAATGCTTTGCTTCAAGTTCATAGCAAATGAAGCAGTCTCGCGGCTAGCAAAAAATGCCTCAACTTCATCTGCCATCTCATGGCTGGAGAACTGAAGgagacaaaacaaaacaaaacaaaaccaatccAATCTCAAAAACCAACACGAACATGGTGATTTtggtgccttttttttttttttctttttctgatcggcaaattttttttattaatctctgcaaaattacaaagattaaaaggacaaggacACGAACATGGTGATTTTGGTGCCTATTGATCGCACCCTCACGTTGCAGTGGCAATGTCATTTTGCAATTCTGCCCTTTTATCAGTTAAGTCGCATGTTTTGTGTTatagagaaatggagaggaagATTGTATTGCTTGATGTAAAACTGGTTCAATGGTTACACATAAATTATAAATACATATAGAAGTAGACATGATAGTAAATTCAAGAATGGGAATTGTGATGGAAGATGGGCTAATACAGACACGTAAAGACCTATATTAACATTTTGGATCAGCCAGCCATAGTCCTACATTTTATTTAGATGCCTGAGTTTGAGTCTGCCCTCAGCAAACTGCAGCTTTTCCTTAACCTATCGTTAACAAAAAGCCCTACATGTTTCATCTGTAGTCATCAAAATACTAACTTACTAAGCATATGATATACATGTCCGCTACGTTAAAGCTCATTACACAACGTCCAAATTTGTACGAATGACATTTTTGAACTCCATTTGGGTATGCCGAGGGTGACTGTGAAATCAATGATGAGCTTGAGTATCCAACTGAATCCTCCACTTCTCAAGCTGATCTTCTCCatttattatccatttttttgtggggttGGTAGTAGGGGTAGAAAGGTGGTTCTACAATGTCGTCACATTTCGTACTTGCTATACTAAATCTTCCTCTGGTGTGTCAATAGGTCAGGCATGTTCAATAAAACAAGAAATGTATGTCAACAATGTTTAGAACCTAGAAGCCCCTACTTTATTCTTAATATTAGTACATCACCACCAATCAACGTTAACTAGTCTTCAAACCAACTCAAGTCCCAGTTTCTAGAAATTAGACGGGATAAAAATGGTTTATCGACCTTCAACTGGCCTACCTCTGAGCTGCAAGAAACTGCTTGAATTGGAACCAAAAAATGGCAATCATGGCATACAGATGCggaaaatttgcatttgttactACTCAGTTGAGATCAGTTACTTACAGGTGTAACAATATTTCTAATGAAATAGTGAAGAGTCATATCAGCACCACATTTTGCAAGGATTAGATCCCAGTTCTCCTGCATTCATTAACAAAGATGTACAAGTCCATGAACCATAAAATTTCAGCAGATAAATCACTCACTACCAGCAATGTGAGGTGGTTAAACTATATCATTTTCGTGTAGAATAGCAAgtgtttgaacaataactcactAAGGTACACTTTTTATTGAATGCTCTTTCGCCCCAGTTTAACAGGTAAAAGACCTAGTCATTATGAATCGTTGATGCACGTTTACATAGTGGTTTGTCTAGAGAGTGAAGATATGCTTCCGTTTGTTCCTATATCTGTGCGATTACTCCACTGAAACAAAACTCTGGGATTCTTTTCATAAATAATTGTAAGTTGGAAACTTTGGACTTAAACTGTGGCTTCCTGAGGTTTTTTCATGACTTTTCCCGAGAACGTTGTCGAATTTTCAGTAATTTTGAGAGTAAAACATTCGTATGGACTATTATTCAATTGTTATCTTGAACCTATAGCTCTGTTTCCATGTACATACCTTTAACCA
This DNA window, taken from Rhododendron vialii isolate Sample 1 chromosome 8a, ASM3025357v1, encodes the following:
- the LOC131335776 gene encoding uncharacterized protein LOC131335776, yielding MEEEGEDSTPGTPFWLQSSTNHRLGRRRVSSFFFNSGLLIVLLCLTAVVSIFFIIPSIVSFTGQILGPTVRKSWDSVNIVLVLSALVFGFLSRNRNRDYDENHRNVSSPHGVTSEIQKSNPSTPRQQWYEYADRTVYSSSSAVNGGGLRRNSCSYPDLRDASPWLNADDRWRFSDDIQVEAHRYSDSDRFRRRRSWKRVYEEEGEEEQAAPVTRVEEDSYTPPPPPSPPTPPPPPPTTLHRKPKRSFESVAYREQVKGSEAAKTLAPPAATPPPPQVDSEKKSSKSDRKRSGANETKDLFTSIYNQKNNKKKKQRQKSVDNFETLIQPQAPTPPPPPPSQPPSALHNLFSSQKGKSKKIITVPPPFTTARAAKSTAIIPLKTSDSIRVVENSNSGGESPLTGCESPLIPIPPPPPPPPFKMPSWRFVVKGDYVKVGSMDSSRSASPDDSPASTPTAANGGDAAAQLFCPSPDVDTKADMFIAKFRAGLKLQKMNSMVRQKQGLGLSNLGPDAKPGPGPSQI